One window of the Ananas comosus cultivar F153 linkage group 21, ASM154086v1, whole genome shotgun sequence genome contains the following:
- the LOC109726161 gene encoding transcription factor bHLH62-like isoform X2, producing the protein MMENNDPFFSAINTAAAAAAASAANYFPWRRPQLLGSADLDAPRNRSARRKRKRKSSHGVRRRRRSSVKEEEEENNDNDDDDDEEEEDEEDENPLLSPNKLTDQDSNPKRCRADQSERTATINPKTAEIGANRDSNEKENSSSKQDYIHVRARRGQATDSHSLAERVRREKISERMKLLQNLVPGCNKVMGKALMLDEIINYVQSLQRQVELLSMKLAAVNPLDFCVNSLLRPKDQQQAPDLPAAQIYHRSENSSAGSSYSQRINGTPLESFENKFVFDELDPSFCSSISMEFPTLNGFADATQLGNFWEDDLQSVVQMGFFGQSRDAQANLLAELLRPCDDRQQED; encoded by the exons ATGATGGAGAACAACGATCCCTTCTTCTCCGCCATtaacaccgccgccgccgccgccgccgcatcggCCGCAAACTACTTCCCATGGCGCCGCCCACAATTGTTGGGATCCGCCGATCTCGACGCGCCGCGCAATCGGAGtgcgaggaggaagaggaagaggaagagctCTCATGgagtgaggaggaggaggaggagctccgtaaaggaggaggaggaggagaacaaCGATAACGACGATGATgacgatgaggaggaggaggacgaggaggacgaGAACCCTTTATTGTCTCCTAACAAG TTGACAGATCAAGATTCAAATCCCAAAAGATGCAGAGCTGATCAATCCGAAAGAACTGCGACAATCAATCCGAAAACCGCCGAAATCGGCGCCAACAGAGATTCAAATGAGAAAGAGAACAGCAGCTCAAAGCAGGATTACATCCATGTCAGAGCCAGAAGAGGCCAGGCCACTGACAGCCACAGCCTCGCGGAACGA GTCAGAAGAGAGAAGATCAGCGAGCGAATGAAGCTGCTCCAGAACCTCGtccccggatgcaacaag GTCATGGGCAAAGCGCTGATGCTCGACGAGATCATAAACTACGTGCAGTCGCTGCAGCGCCAGGTCGAG CTCTTGTCGATGAAGTTGGCCGCCGTGAATCCGCTCGACTTCTGCGTAAACAGCCTCCTCCGCCCGAAAGAC cagcagcaagcgCCTGATTTACCGGCGGCGCAGATTTATCATCGGTCGGAGAATTCAAGCGCGGGTTCTTCGTATTCTCAGCGGATTAATGGGACTCCTCTCGAGAGTTTCGAAAACAAATTCGTGTTCGATGAATTAGACCCCTCCTTTTGCAGCAGCATCAGCATGGAATTTCCTACCCTTAATGGCTTTGCCGATGCTACtcag CTTGGGAATTTCTGGGAGGATGATCTTCAGAGTGTTGTTCAGATGGGCTTCTTCGGGCAGAGTCGAGACGCGCAAGCGAATCTCCTCGCAGAGCTTCTGCG GCCCTGCGACGACCGACAGCAGGAAGATTGA
- the LOC109726161 gene encoding transcription factor bHLH62-like isoform X1 has product MMENNDPFFSAINTAAAAAAASAANYFPWRRPQLLGSADLDAPRNRSARRKRKRKSSHGVRRRRRSSVKEEEEENNDNDDDDDEEEEDEEDENPLLSPNKLTDQDSNPKRCRADQSERTATINPKTAEIGANRDSNEKENSSSKQDYIHVRARRGQATDSHSLAERVRREKISERMKLLQNLVPGCNKVMGKALMLDEIINYVQSLQRQVELLSMKLAAVNPLDFCVNSLLRPKDMNNRAQQQQAPDLPAAQIYHRSENSSAGSSYSQRINGTPLESFENKFVFDELDPSFCSSISMEFPTLNGFADATQLGNFWEDDLQSVVQMGFFGQSRDAQANLLAELLRPCDDRQQED; this is encoded by the exons ATGATGGAGAACAACGATCCCTTCTTCTCCGCCATtaacaccgccgccgccgccgccgccgcatcggCCGCAAACTACTTCCCATGGCGCCGCCCACAATTGTTGGGATCCGCCGATCTCGACGCGCCGCGCAATCGGAGtgcgaggaggaagaggaagaggaagagctCTCATGgagtgaggaggaggaggaggagctccgtaaaggaggaggaggaggagaacaaCGATAACGACGATGATgacgatgaggaggaggaggacgaggaggacgaGAACCCTTTATTGTCTCCTAACAAG TTGACAGATCAAGATTCAAATCCCAAAAGATGCAGAGCTGATCAATCCGAAAGAACTGCGACAATCAATCCGAAAACCGCCGAAATCGGCGCCAACAGAGATTCAAATGAGAAAGAGAACAGCAGCTCAAAGCAGGATTACATCCATGTCAGAGCCAGAAGAGGCCAGGCCACTGACAGCCACAGCCTCGCGGAACGA GTCAGAAGAGAGAAGATCAGCGAGCGAATGAAGCTGCTCCAGAACCTCGtccccggatgcaacaag GTCATGGGCAAAGCGCTGATGCTCGACGAGATCATAAACTACGTGCAGTCGCTGCAGCGCCAGGTCGAG CTCTTGTCGATGAAGTTGGCCGCCGTGAATCCGCTCGACTTCTGCGTAAACAGCCTCCTCCGCCCGAAAGAC ATGAATAATCGagcgcagcagcagcaagcgCCTGATTTACCGGCGGCGCAGATTTATCATCGGTCGGAGAATTCAAGCGCGGGTTCTTCGTATTCTCAGCGGATTAATGGGACTCCTCTCGAGAGTTTCGAAAACAAATTCGTGTTCGATGAATTAGACCCCTCCTTTTGCAGCAGCATCAGCATGGAATTTCCTACCCTTAATGGCTTTGCCGATGCTACtcag CTTGGGAATTTCTGGGAGGATGATCTTCAGAGTGTTGTTCAGATGGGCTTCTTCGGGCAGAGTCGAGACGCGCAAGCGAATCTCCTCGCAGAGCTTCTGCG GCCCTGCGACGACCGACAGCAGGAAGATTGA